A stretch of the Neptunomonas phycophila genome encodes the following:
- the holA gene encoding DNA polymerase III subunit delta, with amino-acid sequence MKLSPEQLHGQLQKAPLPVYLVAGDEPLIVEESCDQIRNQLRTHGFSEREVLHVEGQFKWDYLLECANALSLFAEQKLIEIRLGSHKVNKAASEIIQEYIRHAPPENVLLIIADKLDGGTKKSAWVKQIEKAGAYVEIWPVEITQLPGWLRHRAKSLHMQLDDAAVQLLCDRVEGNLLAAKQELDKLHLLYPTGSITADHIIDAVSDSSRYDVFGLMDAIAAGQGERCIKILNVLKQEGTEPPIVLWALTKETRTLFAIKQGLERGLAYETICQKERIWGKRKSTLRRSADRLSTQDLEHVLRESQALDKAIKGIGAGNVWLMLCDISLTLCGKSLGLAV; translated from the coding sequence ATGAAGCTTTCACCTGAGCAACTACACGGCCAACTACAAAAAGCGCCTTTACCCGTTTACTTAGTAGCAGGTGACGAGCCTCTTATTGTTGAAGAAAGCTGTGACCAAATCCGCAATCAGCTACGTACTCACGGCTTTTCAGAACGCGAAGTACTGCATGTTGAAGGCCAGTTCAAGTGGGATTACTTACTTGAATGTGCCAACGCGTTGTCGCTGTTCGCCGAACAAAAGCTCATCGAAATTCGCTTAGGTAGCCATAAAGTTAACAAAGCGGCCAGCGAAATAATCCAAGAGTATATTCGGCACGCGCCCCCCGAAAATGTCTTACTGATCATTGCCGACAAACTCGATGGTGGTACTAAAAAGTCCGCATGGGTTAAACAAATTGAAAAGGCTGGCGCCTACGTGGAAATTTGGCCTGTTGAGATCACGCAGTTACCGGGCTGGCTTAGACATCGCGCCAAGTCATTACATATGCAACTCGACGATGCCGCCGTTCAATTACTGTGCGACCGCGTAGAAGGGAACCTATTGGCCGCCAAGCAAGAGCTCGACAAACTGCATCTTCTCTACCCAACAGGGTCAATCACGGCAGACCACATTATTGATGCGGTATCAGACAGCTCTCGCTACGATGTTTTTGGCTTGATGGATGCCATCGCTGCCGGTCAAGGCGAGCGATGTATCAAAATTCTCAACGTCCTAAAACAAGAAGGGACTGAACCTCCTATTGTGCTATGGGCTCTCACAAAAGAAACCCGCACGCTTTTTGCCATCAAACAAGGCTTAGAACGGGGTTTAGCGTACGAAACCATCTGCCAAAAAGAGCGGATTTGGGGAAAACGCAAAAGCACATTACGTCGTAGCGCTGATCGCTTATCCACACAAGACCTTGAGCACGTATTGCGTGAGAGCCAAGCGCTAGACAAAGCTATTAAAGGTATCGGCGCAGGCAATGTGTGGCTTATGCTCTGCGACATCAGTTTAACACTGTGTGGAAAATCGCTTGGCTTAGCGGTTTAA
- the lipB gene encoding lipoyl(octanoyl) transferase LipB, with product MSQATTQQERSLIVRSLGLQPYEPVFARMKAFNENRNAETIDEIWYLDHQPVFTQGQAGKVEHLLETGDIPVVQADRGGQVTYHGPGQLIVYLMLDLRRNGLGVRDVVTMMEQGVIATLAHFGVDAYAKPDAPGVYVEQAKVASLGLRVRRGCTFHGLAFNLDMDLSPFLRINPCGYAGMPMTQLVDLVPDADPQEAIRFLVDYLTHKIGYTSVSHQTGLD from the coding sequence ATGTCGCAAGCCACCACTCAGCAAGAGCGGTCTTTGATTGTCCGTTCGTTAGGCTTGCAGCCTTATGAGCCTGTATTTGCGCGCATGAAGGCGTTTAACGAAAACCGTAATGCCGAGACGATTGACGAAATCTGGTACTTAGATCATCAACCAGTCTTTACGCAAGGGCAGGCAGGGAAGGTTGAACATCTGCTGGAAACGGGTGATATTCCCGTCGTGCAAGCGGATCGAGGCGGTCAAGTCACATACCATGGCCCCGGACAATTGATTGTCTACCTTATGCTTGATCTGCGCCGCAACGGGTTGGGTGTTCGTGATGTCGTGACTATGATGGAGCAAGGGGTTATAGCGACATTGGCACACTTTGGAGTCGACGCTTATGCTAAACCGGATGCGCCAGGTGTGTATGTCGAGCAGGCTAAGGTTGCCTCTTTAGGCTTGCGAGTGCGCCGTGGTTGCACTTTCCATGGACTGGCGTTTAATTTAGATATGGATTTGTCTCCGTTTCTCCGTATTAATCCTTGTGGCTATGCCGGTATGCCAATGACACAGTTGGTCGATTTGGTGCCTGACGCTGACCCACAAGAGGCGATACGTTTTCTGGTCGATTACCTGACTCATAAAATAGGGTATACTTCCGTCTCTCATCAAACAGGCTTGGACTGA
- a CDS encoding phosphoribosylaminoimidazolesuccinocarboxamide synthase gives MSLADKVLAVNNDLPIRTDKPVHSGKVRSVYWLTEADSQRLIKEKGYNVAPDAPLAIMVISDRISAFDCIWHGEGGLNGVPGKGAALNTISNQWFKLFRENGLADSHILDIPHPFVWIVQKAKPVMVEAICRQYITGSMWRAYSKGEREFCGITLPEGLQKDQKLPELLITPSTKGILRGIPGVPEADDVNITRQNLEDNFEAFNLRSKDDIAQYEKLLKEGFNVISDELAKLDQIFVDTKFEFGYVTDAAGNEKLIYMDEVGTPDSSRIWDGAAYREGKIVENSKEGFRQWLLTNFPDPDILLNKERMPEREALARDNALPEEVMMDISRTYVGIAEKVIGAPLSLSDNPKQEIITILRDQYGLID, from the coding sequence ATGAGTCTTGCCGATAAAGTACTGGCTGTTAACAACGATCTACCTATTCGTACCGACAAGCCGGTGCACAGCGGTAAAGTACGCTCTGTTTATTGGCTAACAGAGGCCGACAGCCAGCGCCTTATCAAAGAAAAGGGCTACAATGTGGCACCTGATGCGCCATTAGCTATCATGGTCATCAGTGACCGTATCTCCGCATTCGATTGCATTTGGCATGGCGAGGGCGGCTTGAACGGAGTGCCTGGTAAAGGTGCAGCACTTAACACTATCTCAAATCAGTGGTTTAAACTGTTCCGCGAAAACGGTCTAGCCGATAGCCATATCCTCGATATTCCCCACCCATTCGTATGGATCGTGCAAAAAGCTAAACCCGTTATGGTTGAAGCAATTTGCCGCCAATACATTACCGGTTCTATGTGGCGTGCTTACAGCAAAGGCGAACGGGAGTTTTGCGGAATCACTTTGCCTGAAGGTTTACAGAAAGACCAAAAACTCCCTGAGTTGCTGATTACCCCTTCAACTAAAGGGATTTTGCGCGGTATTCCTGGTGTGCCAGAAGCTGATGATGTGAACATTACCCGTCAAAATTTAGAGGATAACTTCGAAGCCTTTAACCTGCGCAGCAAAGACGATATTGCACAATACGAAAAGCTGCTAAAAGAAGGCTTTAACGTGATCAGCGACGAGCTAGCAAAACTGGATCAGATCTTTGTCGATACTAAATTTGAGTTTGGTTACGTTACTGATGCGGCCGGCAACGAAAAGCTGATCTACATGGACGAAGTGGGCACACCAGACTCATCACGTATTTGGGATGGTGCAGCCTACCGCGAAGGGAAAATTGTTGAAAACTCTAAAGAAGGCTTCCGCCAGTGGTTACTGACTAACTTTCCTGACCCTGATATCTTGCTTAACAAAGAGCGTATGCCTGAGCGTGAAGCCTTAGCGCGTGACAATGCATTACCTGAAGAGGTTATGATGGATATTAGCCGCACGTATGTCGGTATTGCAGAAAAAGTGATTGGTGCACCGTTATCGTTATCTGATAACCCTAAACAAGAGATTATCACCATCCTGCGTGACCAATACGGCTTAATCGATTAA
- the leuS gene encoding leucine--tRNA ligase, translating to MNEQYQPQEIETQAQQHWEANDSFKCVEDTSKEKFYCLSMFPYPSGRLHMGHVRNYTIGDVISRYQRTQGKNVLQPMGWDAFGLPAENAAMKNNVPPAKWTYENIDYMRNQLQQMGFGYDWNRELATCHPEYYRWEQWFFTRLMKKGLVYKKESEVNWDPVDQTVLANEQVIDGRGWRSGALVERKKIPQWFLKITDYADQLLDDLDQLDEWPEQVRTQQRNWIGRSQGVELKFQVAGGEDLEVFTTRPDTLMGVTYVAVAAQHPLALKAAETNPELATFIDECKNVKVAEADMATMEKRGMALGIEVKHPLTGEMIPVWTANFVLMDYGSGAVMSVPAHDQRDFEFAKKYGLNIKQVIQPTDKNITVDLEKEAFTDKGILINSGDFNDLDFDVAFKAISTELERQKKGKVTINYRLRDWGVSRQRYWGTPIPVINCPSCGAVPVPEDQLPVRLPENVEFDGSGSPIKKMDSFINTTCPSCGGAAERETDTFDTFMESSWYYARYASRHTSDAMLDPAKANYWLPVDQYIGGIEHAILHLLYSRFFHKLMRDEGLVDSDEPFKGLLCQGMVLANTYYREDEKGGKDWIAPTDVVTETDDKGRIIKAVHKDDGLPVEQAGVTKMSKSKNNGIDPQVMIDKYGADTVRLFMMFAAPPEQSLEWSDSGVEGANRFLRRLWKLVHDHLNVSGDIAALDTDQLTDAQKDLRRKVHETISKVTDDIERRQTFNTAIAAVMELLNSLSKFSDTSAQGLAVMREAIESTIQLLSPIVPHITHQLWKELGHSEDLLVAPWPVCDESALVRSSIEMVVQVNGKVRSKIQVAADADQDIILHTALADENVQRFMADKTLRKKIVVPGKLVNIVVG from the coding sequence ATGAACGAACAATACCAGCCCCAAGAGATAGAAACCCAGGCACAGCAACACTGGGAAGCGAACGACAGTTTTAAATGTGTGGAAGATACCAGTAAAGAAAAATTCTACTGTCTCTCCATGTTCCCTTACCCAAGCGGCCGCCTGCACATGGGCCACGTTCGTAACTACACTATCGGCGATGTAATCTCTCGATACCAGCGCACACAAGGCAAAAACGTATTACAGCCAATGGGTTGGGATGCTTTTGGCCTGCCTGCTGAAAATGCTGCCATGAAAAACAACGTACCTCCGGCAAAATGGACGTACGAAAATATTGATTACATGCGTAACCAGCTACAGCAAATGGGCTTTGGTTATGACTGGAACCGCGAGCTTGCCACTTGCCATCCAGAATATTACCGTTGGGAGCAATGGTTCTTTACCCGCCTAATGAAAAAGGGCTTGGTTTACAAAAAAGAATCCGAAGTTAACTGGGACCCAGTCGACCAAACCGTACTCGCCAATGAGCAAGTTATCGATGGTCGCGGCTGGCGCTCGGGCGCTCTCGTTGAGCGTAAAAAGATCCCACAGTGGTTCCTAAAAATTACTGATTACGCTGACCAATTACTAGACGACCTTGATCAACTGGATGAATGGCCTGAGCAAGTTCGCACCCAGCAACGCAACTGGATTGGCCGTTCGCAAGGTGTCGAACTAAAATTCCAAGTCGCCGGTGGCGAAGATCTCGAAGTCTTTACAACACGCCCAGACACTCTAATGGGGGTCACTTACGTGGCCGTCGCCGCTCAGCACCCTCTGGCACTTAAAGCCGCTGAGACCAACCCAGAACTCGCCACATTCATTGACGAGTGCAAAAACGTCAAAGTTGCAGAAGCTGACATGGCAACGATGGAAAAACGGGGTATGGCACTGGGTATCGAGGTTAAACACCCGCTGACAGGAGAAATGATCCCTGTATGGACAGCGAACTTCGTCTTAATGGATTACGGCTCAGGTGCTGTCATGTCGGTGCCGGCTCACGATCAACGCGATTTTGAGTTCGCCAAAAAATATGGCTTAAACATTAAACAAGTTATCCAGCCTACTGACAAAAACATCACAGTCGATCTGGAGAAAGAAGCCTTTACCGACAAAGGTATTTTGATCAATTCTGGCGACTTTAACGACCTCGACTTTGACGTGGCATTTAAAGCTATTTCTACCGAGCTGGAGCGCCAGAAAAAAGGCAAAGTTACCATCAACTACCGCCTACGTGATTGGGGAGTATCGCGTCAGCGTTATTGGGGTACTCCTATCCCTGTGATCAATTGCCCAAGCTGCGGTGCTGTGCCTGTTCCTGAAGATCAGCTGCCTGTTCGCTTACCCGAAAATGTAGAGTTCGATGGCAGCGGTTCACCAATCAAGAAGATGGACAGCTTTATTAACACCACATGCCCAAGCTGTGGTGGTGCTGCAGAACGTGAAACAGATACATTCGACACCTTCATGGAATCAAGCTGGTACTACGCGCGCTATGCAAGCCGTCATACTTCCGATGCGATGCTTGACCCTGCAAAAGCGAACTACTGGCTACCTGTTGATCAATATATTGGCGGTATCGAGCACGCTATCCTTCACTTATTGTATTCGCGCTTCTTCCATAAGCTAATGCGTGATGAGGGCTTAGTAGACTCTGATGAACCATTCAAAGGCTTACTATGCCAAGGCATGGTATTAGCCAACACCTATTACCGCGAAGATGAAAAAGGTGGCAAGGATTGGATTGCACCTACCGACGTTGTCACTGAAACTGATGACAAAGGCCGCATTATCAAAGCCGTACATAAAGATGACGGCTTACCTGTCGAGCAGGCAGGTGTGACTAAAATGTCTAAGTCCAAGAACAACGGTATCGACCCCCAAGTCATGATTGATAAATACGGTGCCGATACTGTTCGCTTGTTCATGATGTTTGCTGCGCCACCAGAGCAATCTCTAGAATGGTCTGATTCCGGCGTAGAAGGGGCTAACCGCTTCCTGCGTCGTCTTTGGAAGCTAGTACACGATCACCTAAACGTCAGCGGTGATATTGCGGCATTAGATACCGACCAGCTAACTGACGCGCAAAAAGATTTACGTCGCAAGGTTCACGAAACGATCAGCAAAGTGACCGACGATATTGAGCGCCGCCAAACGTTTAACACGGCAATTGCAGCCGTAATGGAGCTATTGAACAGCCTATCTAAATTCTCCGACACTAGCGCGCAGGGTCTAGCAGTCATGAGAGAAGCAATAGAGTCTACAATCCAGTTGCTCTCCCCTATCGTGCCGCATATCACTCACCAACTTTGGAAAGAGCTAGGTCACAGCGAAGATCTACTCGTTGCTCCTTGGCCAGTTTGTGATGAGTCAGCATTAGTGCGCTCTAGTATAGAAATGGTTGTTCAAGTAAACGGTAAAGTACGATCTAAAATTCAAGTAGCGGCTGATGCAGACCAAGATATTATTTTGCATACCGCGTTAGCTGATGAGAACGTGCAAAGGTTTATGGCCGATAAAACCTTGCGTAAAAAGATTGTTGTACCTGGAAAGTTGGTCAACATTGTTGTCGGTTAA
- the lptE gene encoding LPS assembly lipoprotein LptE, which produces MKRVTCLFLLLASLLGLTACGFQLSGYQPLPESARHVSLILTSDTPANLERALKTSLRKQGVLITADAPYTLAIRNVQQNRRSITIDSNANVDEYEMLMQVTFEVMNRDQQSVSGELSAFTEKILDYDADKETASATLQRTIKREMWQTLADRIVRQYIARAQ; this is translated from the coding sequence ATGAAGCGCGTTACTTGTCTGTTTTTACTGTTAGCCTCCTTGTTAGGTCTAACGGCTTGCGGCTTTCAACTAAGCGGTTACCAACCCTTACCGGAATCGGCACGCCACGTTTCTTTAATCCTAACGAGCGACACGCCAGCAAACTTGGAACGCGCTTTAAAAACCAGCTTGCGCAAGCAAGGTGTATTAATCACCGCCGATGCTCCGTATACCCTAGCGATTCGGAATGTCCAACAGAACCGTCGATCAATCACAATTGATAGCAACGCTAACGTTGATGAATACGAAATGCTAATGCAGGTAACCTTTGAGGTTATGAATCGAGATCAACAGTCGGTATCCGGCGAGTTAAGCGCCTTTACCGAAAAAATCCTCGACTATGATGCCGACAAGGAGACAGCCAGCGCCACGCTGCAACGCACAATCAAACGCGAAATGTGGCAAACATTAGCGGACCGGATTGTGCGTCAATACATCGCGCGAGCTCAATAA
- a CDS encoding DUF4124 domain-containing protein has translation MPNHTQPASTSYIFCLTKPLLCLAAILSVPPAFAEVYKWKDANGKLHFSSVPPKVSESNKTTPNVEKMELKVAPPDRQNAYRQQRLLDQASYEREREERKKDRLLSRADSARKRDASEEEYREEQCEHYKEQYADIRDKDTLKAIHPLTGNTMKFSGQSAEEIRDSIKQKRDEYCD, from the coding sequence ATGCCAAATCATACCCAACCTGCTTCGACAAGCTATATTTTTTGTTTGACCAAGCCCCTTCTCTGCTTGGCGGCTATTCTGTCCGTCCCGCCAGCATTTGCGGAGGTGTACAAGTGGAAAGACGCCAACGGCAAACTTCATTTTTCAAGCGTTCCTCCTAAGGTATCCGAAAGCAACAAAACCACACCTAACGTAGAAAAAATGGAGCTAAAAGTAGCGCCCCCTGACCGACAAAACGCCTATCGCCAACAACGGTTATTAGATCAGGCGTCCTACGAGCGTGAACGAGAAGAGCGCAAAAAAGACAGGCTGTTGAGCCGAGCTGATTCCGCAAGAAAGCGTGATGCATCGGAAGAAGAATACCGTGAAGAACAATGCGAGCACTACAAAGAGCAATACGCAGACATTCGCGACAAAGACACGCTCAAAGCGATCCACCCCCTCACAGGTAATACCATGAAGTTTTCAGGGCAGAGTGCCGAAGAGATTCGCGACAGTATCAAACAAAAACGTGATGAATATTGTGATTAG
- a CDS encoding DUF2986 domain-containing protein — protein sequence MNRKKKINQILKSKAKKANAKLNPSNKPRYISKAERAKLDAELTENNQAEPSQ from the coding sequence ATGAATCGCAAGAAAAAGATAAATCAGATTCTAAAAAGCAAAGCAAAAAAAGCGAATGCAAAATTAAATCCCAGCAACAAACCGCGCTATATTTCTAAAGCGGAGCGCGCCAAGTTAGATGCAGAACTAACAGAAAACAACCAAGCGGAACCCTCACAATAA
- the lipA gene encoding lipoyl synthase, translating to MADSSVKTVKPGKVEQGVKLRGAEKVARIPVKIIPTEKEDMPRKPDWLRVRMGSNTEVKRIKEKLRKHKLSSVCEEASCPNLGECFTNGTATFMVMGDICTRRCPFCDVAHGRPNALAENEPRELAIAIADMGLRYVVITSVDRDDLRDGGAQHIANCISETRERAPTIQIETLVPDFRGRMEVALEILSATPPDVFNHNLETVPRLYKKVRPGADYQWSLDLLNGFKDRQPSIRTKSGLMVGVGETNEEIIEVMKDLRKHQVDMITIGQYLQPSRNHLPVDRFVTPAEFDEFARIAKELGFSHVASGPLVRSSYHADLQAKGEKVG from the coding sequence ATGGCTGATAGCTCAGTTAAAACCGTTAAACCGGGGAAAGTCGAACAGGGTGTAAAACTGCGTGGCGCGGAGAAAGTGGCGCGTATCCCAGTAAAGATTATCCCGACTGAAAAAGAAGACATGCCGCGTAAGCCAGATTGGCTTCGTGTACGTATGGGTTCGAATACCGAAGTAAAACGGATCAAAGAGAAGCTGCGCAAGCATAAGTTGTCGTCGGTTTGTGAAGAAGCCAGTTGCCCTAACCTTGGTGAATGTTTTACCAATGGTACGGCGACTTTTATGGTGATGGGCGATATTTGTACCCGCCGGTGTCCGTTTTGTGATGTGGCTCATGGCCGCCCTAACGCGCTAGCGGAAAACGAGCCTCGCGAATTGGCGATAGCTATCGCGGATATGGGGTTGCGTTATGTGGTTATTACGTCTGTTGACCGTGATGATTTGCGCGATGGCGGTGCTCAGCATATTGCTAATTGCATTAGTGAGACTCGTGAACGAGCGCCTACTATCCAGATAGAAACGCTTGTACCTGATTTCCGTGGCCGGATGGAGGTGGCTTTAGAAATTCTATCGGCTACGCCGCCTGATGTGTTTAATCACAACTTAGAAACTGTGCCGCGTTTGTATAAAAAGGTTCGCCCTGGTGCTGATTATCAATGGTCGTTAGACCTGCTCAACGGGTTTAAAGATCGCCAACCTTCCATTCGAACTAAGTCAGGTTTAATGGTAGGTGTGGGTGAAACGAATGAAGAAATCATTGAAGTGATGAAGGATCTGCGTAAGCACCAAGTAGATATGATCACAATAGGTCAATACCTTCAGCCTAGCCGTAACCATTTGCCAGTAGATCGCTTTGTTACACCGGCTGAGTTTGACGAGTTTGCGCGCATTGCAAAAGAGCTAGGATTCTCTCATGTAGCCAGTGGGCCGCTGGTTCGATCTTCATACCATGCTGATCTGCAAGCGAAAGGTGAAAAAGTCGGCTAA
- a CDS encoding c-type cytochrome: MRNTPAVLLLTIICLTGCQEKQVPLKTAEQLYDYYCKQCHQQKGAGAYLENIPPQQRTMQSYQVILMIRYHEPGSHPMASFTQLDDQQADLLAEYVVKLGR, translated from the coding sequence ATGCGAAACACACCTGCAGTGCTTTTACTCACTATCATTTGCTTAACTGGCTGCCAAGAGAAGCAAGTGCCTCTCAAAACAGCTGAGCAACTGTACGACTACTATTGCAAGCAATGCCATCAACAAAAAGGGGCCGGGGCCTACTTAGAAAATATCCCACCGCAACAACGTACCATGCAAAGCTACCAAGTTATTCTCATGATTCGCTATCACGAGCCGGGATCACACCCCATGGCAAGTTTTACACAACTGGATGACCAACAAGCTGATTTATTAGCAGAATATGTAGTCAAATTAGGCCGCTAG
- a CDS encoding zinc ribbon-containing protein → MDKHDKKQQTTPTEQVRLYDRVLARLEATLDKAEHKSWDYLKTKIDEAIELEQTAEEMTRDELDLLKAYLVRDLQQLGHYAHETGEGVAAWLNFDLNYLEDTFVERLKGLADKTRLDYERLREQLDHGADQYMAGEITAGGTFECLACGKKQELKQTGLLVPCTQCQSELFSRVTGDWSA, encoded by the coding sequence ATGGATAAGCACGATAAAAAACAGCAAACCACGCCCACTGAACAGGTTCGTTTATACGATCGAGTCTTGGCTCGTTTAGAGGCAACGCTTGATAAAGCTGAGCATAAATCATGGGATTACCTCAAAACGAAGATCGATGAAGCCATTGAGCTTGAGCAAACAGCCGAAGAGATGACGCGTGACGAGTTAGATCTACTTAAAGCTTACCTAGTGCGTGACCTGCAACAACTAGGTCATTATGCGCATGAAACGGGTGAAGGTGTTGCTGCGTGGTTGAATTTTGATCTGAACTATCTAGAAGACACATTCGTGGAGCGTCTAAAAGGTCTGGCTGATAAGACGCGGTTAGATTATGAGCGCTTACGTGAGCAGCTGGATCATGGCGCTGATCAGTATATGGCAGGGGAAATTACTGCCGGTGGTACATTTGAGTGCCTAGCGTGTGGTAAGAAGCAGGAGCTAAAACAAACAGGGCTTTTGGTGCCTTGTACGCAATGTCAAAGTGAGTTATTTAGTCGTGTAACGGGCGATTGGTCGGCATAA
- a CDS encoding aldose 1-epimerase family protein gives MSTFEHIITDSENNHHEVDFHLTNDSFGITCTAPFSLTHQVLSGGKQQGSELLTLTQGDMTIRFVPTRAMAILDVVVAGTRFGWDSSVKEVVNPAFINQEAFGGLGWLEGFNEMVVRCGYQWAGHPGVDGEEMLTLHGRIQNTPASFVKLTVDQSPPHNITLSARVDEKCFKRSDFEVWMHVSVTPGENKLVIRDELINRGDYEREYQVIYHNNFGTPVLDAGGQLHVPAKSVSPFNEYAKQGLASWDSIDPPRKGFDEMVFNVFPISDEQGNTTAVLHNAQANKGVAVGYNTSQLPVLTIWKNLDTPKQGYVVGIEPGTSFAYNRRYQRALGLVPTIGANESREFDVSFTFLMNEQQVASQVADVICLQHTTLLSLDDEPLVTLPS, from the coding sequence GTGTCTACTTTTGAGCACATTATTACGGATAGTGAGAATAATCATCATGAGGTGGACTTTCATCTCACGAATGATTCGTTCGGTATTACCTGCACGGCGCCTTTTAGTTTGACGCATCAAGTACTATCTGGAGGTAAGCAGCAAGGTAGTGAGCTGCTTACTTTAACGCAAGGTGATATGACCATTCGGTTCGTGCCTACACGTGCCATGGCCATCTTAGACGTCGTGGTGGCTGGTACTCGCTTTGGGTGGGACTCGTCGGTTAAAGAGGTCGTGAATCCGGCATTTATTAACCAAGAAGCATTTGGCGGTTTAGGTTGGTTAGAAGGGTTTAACGAGATGGTCGTTCGCTGCGGCTATCAATGGGCTGGGCATCCAGGGGTAGACGGCGAAGAGATGCTGACTTTGCATGGTCGTATACAGAATACGCCGGCTTCGTTTGTGAAACTGACAGTGGATCAGTCACCTCCGCATAACATTACTTTGTCAGCACGGGTTGATGAGAAATGCTTCAAAAGATCAGACTTTGAAGTCTGGATGCATGTGTCTGTCACACCGGGTGAGAATAAATTAGTTATTCGCGATGAGCTGATTAACCGTGGCGACTACGAGCGTGAATACCAAGTTATCTATCATAATAACTTTGGGACCCCGGTTTTAGACGCTGGCGGGCAATTACATGTGCCTGCTAAGAGTGTTTCGCCGTTTAATGAGTATGCCAAACAAGGTCTGGCTAGTTGGGATAGCATTGATCCTCCTCGCAAAGGGTTTGATGAAATGGTGTTTAACGTGTTCCCTATTAGTGATGAACAGGGGAATACCACGGCTGTGTTGCATAACGCTCAAGCTAATAAAGGGGTGGCGGTAGGCTATAACACGAGCCAGTTACCGGTGCTTACTATTTGGAAAAACCTTGATACGCCCAAGCAAGGGTATGTGGTCGGGATTGAGCCCGGTACTAGCTTTGCTTATAACCGTCGATATCAGCGGGCGCTGGGGTTAGTCCCGACAATTGGTGCTAATGAAAGCCGCGAGTTTGATGTGAGTTTCACATTCTTGATGAATGAGCAGCAAGTTGCCTCTCAAGTCGCCGATGTGATCTGTTTGCAACATACAACGCTGCTGAGCTTAGACGATGAGCCGCTGGTAACATTGCCAAGCTAA
- a CDS encoding VF530 family DNA-binding protein, whose amino-acid sequence MSEQPNNPLHGITLKQVVTELEARYGWNELARLIPIRCFESNPSIKSSLSFLRKTEWARTKVEALYIRTFRE is encoded by the coding sequence ATGAGCGAACAACCCAACAACCCGCTGCACGGCATAACGTTAAAGCAGGTAGTAACGGAGCTAGAGGCGCGATACGGCTGGAATGAGTTGGCCAGATTAATCCCCATTCGATGCTTTGAGAGCAACCCTTCTATCAAGTCGAGCCTCAGCTTTTTACGAAAGACAGAATGGGCACGCACCAAAGTTGAAGCGCTTTATATTCGCACCTTCAGAGAGTAA